The genome window GTTGTTTTTTGAAGTTTTAGTTAATGTTGATGATTCTATTTATTTAGTTCTTGGTTCTGATGAGTTAAGGTTTCATAGTGTTTATGGAAGTGTTCCTGTAGAACCTAATATTTTTGTTCCTTCTGAATCTTTAGAGGGAAAAGTGTTGTATGAGTTGCCTGATTTATTCAGGGGAACTAATATTAAATCTAATTATTTCAGATATGGTTCTTTTAGCTTTTCTAATAAGATAACTAGGAATAGTTGTTTCTTACCTGAGGGAATAGATAATTGTAGATTGGCGGGTGGTGATTGGTACAGCGTTGATTCTTTTGAGTATCTTAGTTCTCTTGGTATTCGTGGTTTAAGAAAAGTAAGTTTTAGTCCTTCTGAGTTAGATAATGTTTTTATTGATGCGGGCTTGGGTTGTTTCAGGTCTTCTGCGAGAGAGGATAATTGTGGTAGTTCTAATCAGCAAATGTGCGCGTTTGGTTGTGATATGGGTTTATCTCCTTGTGGTGTTCATGGTATTTGTCAAGATAAATGTTTGAAGGACAAAGATTATAGTATTTGGAAACCTATTCCTGGTGATGAGCATGCTAGGTGGAGTGTTGATGGTAAACCTATTGGTGAGGCTGATGCTTCAAGCGTTGAGGGTAAGTCTGCTGATAAGTTAAGTGAGAGCGCTTCTAAGATTTTAATGATTGATGATATAAGAGTAACTCTTTGCAAATCAGATGATTCTAGGTGGAATAATCGTGATGTTTGTGATCCTAAAACTATTTCTAAAGAGGATTTACAAAGTAAGAATTATGATGTTTATGTGAAGGTGTCTGGTGTTAATTGTGACAAGTACGGCTTATGGATTGGTTGGTTTAATAAGCAAGATTCTAGTTTTGGTTCGATTCTTGATTGGTCTAAGTCTGGTAGTTGTTCTGATAACGTGTTAATTTATTCTTCTAATGATTTAAGTTTTGTTAATAGGTTAAAAGAAGGCACTTATGGTTTGCAAGTCGGTGTTTGGACTGAGTGGGAAACTAAGTCGGACAGGTATAGGAATTGGTGGCAAGGTAGTGGTAGTATAATAGTTGAAGGAACTTCTTCTGGTGCGAGTGGTGATTCCTCTGATGAGAGCGGTGATTCTCCAAGTAGTTCTTCAGGTAGTTCTTCAAGTGGTTCTTCTGGTGCAAGTGGTTCTTCTGCGTCATTTGATTCTGATCTTTGTCCTGAAAAATCATTTTTATTAAAAAGTCCTAATAATGGAAAAGATTATTGTTGGTGGTTTTCATTTAATAATAATCACGGGCAGATGTCTTGGTCCGAAGCAATTAGACATTGTAGAGATAATTTGGAGGGTTTTTTTCCTGCGACTGATTTAATTGATTATGCTTACAAATCTACTAAAGACACGGATAAAGAATTATCTTATAATCATAACGTTCTTGGTAATAACGGAGTGTATAATCCTGGTTTAGGAACTAGTAGTTCTGTTTCTAGTTCTTATTTGCTAGTACCTGAACACTTTGCTTGTTTATTGGAGCCTGGTAAGCATTTAGTAGTGAAACCAGATCCTTTTAGTGCTTGTGAGCCTGGAACTATTGATTTGTCTGTTCCTGTGTTTCCAATATTAGCGGGTGAACCACAAAAATATGTTGTTTATTGTTTTGATTCAGATTTAGGTCAAAGAATGACTTATGATTCCGCGCTTAATCATTGTAAGTCTAAAGGTGAGGGTTGGAGAGTTGCAAGTAGTGATGCTTTTGAAGCTTTGCTTTCTAATGATATAAAGAAGCAGTCTTTTTGGTTTGGTAGTAGTGGTTTTTGTGAAGAATTGGAATCTATGGGTTTTATTAATTGTCAAAGAGGAAAAGATCTTAATAATTTTTATTGGTCTTCTACTTCGCATGTTCGTTTCTTTGTGAGACTTTACAATCTTGATTATAAGAGGTGGTTTGATGTTAGGACTGGTTTGCCTAGTGGCGAGTTAAGCCAGGAATATGCTAGTCGTCAACAATACGTACTTTGTTTTAAGGATACGGGGGCTATCCTTGGTTAGTTTAATGCAAAAGAGGTACTTTATGGTGTTTAAAAAAAAGGGGCAAGTAACGATTTTTGTGATTCTGGGTTTGTTGTTAGTTATAGGTGTTTTTCTTTTTATTTTTCTTTCTCGTTCTGATTCTGATCCTGATTTTTTTGGTGATGATCCTCATGGTCGTCTTCGTAGTTATGTTTCTCAGTGTTCTGACTTAGTGGTTGATGATTTTATTCCTAGGGCTTTGATTACTGGGGGTTATGGTTTTTATCCTGATAACGTTGTTAGTGTTGATGGTAAAACTTTTGTTTTGAGTTTTAGCGCGGAGGAATTCGCTGTTATTCATGATTCTTTTATTTCTAGTTCTTTCTTGGTTTCTGAGCTTAGTATTGTTAGGGGTTGCGTGGATTCTTTGTTAGAAGTGGATTTTGAGGCTAATGGTGATAATTTAAGTCTTGATTATTTGTCTTATGAAGTACTCATTGAGGAAGATGTTGTTCTTGTTAATTATTCTTATCATTTATTAGCGTCTAATGTTGACGTTGAGGATTCGTTTCTTAAGTCTTATAGTTCTAGTCTTGGTTTCTTTCTTGATAAAGCTGATGATTTGACTTATTTGTTCGTTGAGGAAAGAGCTGTTGATGAATTATTCAATTATCAGTTTTGTCAATCCATGGCTGAGGATTATGGTTTTATTCCTAAGTACTCCGTTGATTTCTTGAAGGACGTTGACGTTGAGGGTGTTTCTTTCTTGTTTTACAAAGAGTTCTTCGTTGTGTTCTTAGAGAGAAACAATGAGGTTTTTCCTTTCGCGGTTTTGCCTGTTCATGATGGTTATTTTTGTTAATTCGGCGTTTTTTTCTTTGTTTTTTGAAAACAAAGCTTTAAAAACTAGTGTTGTTTCCTAGTTTTATTAGAATCATTTACAAGAATCATTTTATTTCTTCGTAAGTTTACCTTAAGAAAAATATTTTGTGTGTTGTTATGTTTCTAATCTGACTGGCGCGGGGCGTCTGTTTTGGAGGAATAATATAATGGAAGGAAAAGTAAAATTTTTTAATGACTTGAAAGGCTTCGGCTTCATCACTGGTGAAGACGAGAAGGACTATTTTGTTCATACTTCAGGTTTGGCTGACGGTGTAAGATTAAATAATGATGACGCTGTTTTGTTTGATGTTGAGCAAGGAGATAAAGGTCTTAAAGCTGTTAACGTTCGTAAAGCATAATTCTAAGTACTTTAGTTTTATAACACGGTGTTTATTATGTCAGATAATTTAGTTTCTAATTTTAATGGTTTTAATCTTGGTTCTAAGTTGCTAGGCGCGATTCAGCGTCTTGGCTTCGAAGTTCCAACTGAGATTCAAGCTAAGAGTATCCCTTTAATTCTTGAGGGTAAGGACGTGGTTGGTGAATCAGCTACTGGTTCTGGTAAGACTTTAGCTTTTGGTTGCGGTGCGATTGAGTGTTGTTTGCCTAAACAAGGGGTTCAAGCTTTAATTCTTGTTCCTACTCGTGAATTAGCGGAGCAAGTGTCTAAGTCTATTAATGACTTGAACGTTAATAAAAGGTTTAGGATATTGCAGATTTATGGCGGGGTTAGTATTAATCCTCAGATTGACTTTCTTCGTTCTTCGGAGATAGTGGTTGCTACGCCTGGTCGTTTAAAGGATCATATTCAGCGTGGTACGATTGATTTGTCAAAGCTTAAGTTATTAGTTTTGGATGAAGCGGATCGTATGCTTGATATGGGTTTTATTCCTGATGTTGAGGACATTGTTAAGCGTTGTCCTAAGAAGCGTCAGACTTTGTTGTTCTCAGCGACTTTTCCTCCTGCGGTTAGGGTTTTAACTAATAAGTTTTTGTCTAATCCTGTTAATGTTAAGGTTGATAATCAGGTTGATGCGAAGCTTTTGAAACAAGTTTATTATGATGCTCGTCGTGGAGAAAAATTGTCTTTGCTTGTTCATCTTATTAAGAATGAGGAGTCTGATAGAATCATGGTTTTTTGTAATACTCGTATGAATTCTGATTTGGTTCATCAAAATCTTGTTAGGAATAATATTAAGGCATCTGTTCTTCATGGTGGATTTACTCAGGCTAGTAGGACTAAGGTTATTGATAATTTTAAGACTGGTAAGTGTAAAGTTCTTGTTTGTACTGACGTCGCGGCGCGTGGTATTCATGTTGATGATGTTTCTCATGTTTATAATTATGATATGGCTAAGGATCCTAATGATTATGTTCATAGGATTGGTAGGACTGCTCGTGCGGGTAGTGAAGGATTAGTTGTTAATCTTGTTAGTGATTTGGATCATGATAATTTTTCTAGGGTTTTTTCTAATTATGATTTTAGCATTGATAAGCTTTCTCCGCCTGAAGACATGGTTAGAATAAAGTTTGATATTTCTAAGCCTAGGGATAATAATGATCGCGTGGGTTCTAATCGTAGAGGTTCTTCTCAAGGCAGATCTAATAATAGTGGTGGGAGGACTGGTTCAAGGCCTAGTGGTAGAAGTGGTTTTTCAGGTAACAGAAATAGTTCTTCTCGTCTTAGAAGGCGTTAATTTTTTGTTATGCTTTCTCCTTTTAGATTAGTTATTTTTTTTATTTTTTCAAATAATTTTTTTCCTTGTTCTGAGAATGTTCAAGCGAATAATTCTATGTTTTCATATTCTTTTTGGTAATAACTTATCATTTTTATGATTGTGTTTGTTGCTATTCCTTTTGTTCTATGATCTTTGTGTATGTACGCTGACATCACGTACAGGGTTTCTATGTTTTTCTTTGTTATTTTCGTTTTTATGTTTTTTATTAGTTCTTTTTCTGTTATTTCTTTGTTTAGGAATTGGTTCATTAGGTCTTTGTTGCAAGGAATAATGGTTATGAATCCTATTATTTCATTTTTATTTTTTATTATGCTAAAACTATATGGGTGTTTTTTTTTGTAGTTCGTAGAATTCTTTTTTTGAACCGTTGTATTGTGTTTTGTCTTTATCTGTTCCA of Candidatus Woesearchaeota archaeon contains these proteins:
- a CDS encoding cold shock domain-containing protein, encoding MMEGKVKFFNDLKGFGFITGEDEKDYFVHTSGLADGVRLNNDDAVLFDVEQGDKGLKAVNVRKA
- a CDS encoding DEAD/DEAH box helicase, translated to MSDNLVSNFNGFNLGSKLLGAIQRLGFEVPTEIQAKSIPLILEGKDVVGESATGSGKTLAFGCGAIECCLPKQGVQALILVPTRELAEQVSKSINDLNVNKRFRILQIYGGVSINPQIDFLRSSEIVVATPGRLKDHIQRGTIDLSKLKLLVLDEADRMLDMGFIPDVEDIVKRCPKKRQTLLFSATFPPAVRVLTNKFLSNPVNVKVDNQVDAKLLKQVYYDARRGEKLSLLVHLIKNEESDRIMVFCNTRMNSDLVHQNLVRNNIKASVLHGGFTQASRTKVIDNFKTGKCKVLVCTDVAARGIHVDDVSHVYNYDMAKDPNDYVHRIGRTARAGSEGLVVNLVSDLDHDNFSRVFSNYDFSIDKLSPPEDMVRIKFDISKPRDNNDRVGSNRRGSSQGRSNNSGGRTGSRPSGRSGFSGNRNSSSRLRRR
- a CDS encoding GNAT family N-acetyltransferase, which encodes MEQIKTKHNTTVQKKNSTNYKKKHPYSFSIIKNKNEIIGFITIIPCNKDLMNQFLNKEITEKELIKNIKTKITKKNIETLYVMSAYIHKDHRTKGIATNTIIKMISYYQKEYENIELFA